The genomic region CAAGTCCGCAGATGCCTGCTTTAACAAACCAGCCAACCATTCATAGTCCGGCGTATCTTTTTCCTTGAGCTTGATCGTTTTACGCTCTTCCGGGCCTTCGAATATTCCATCGGGTAGATCAAGTCCGGTTGCATGGAAGATGGTGAAAGACACGGCCTGTTTGGATGGCGAGATGACCGCAGCGTACTTTCCGTTTTTCAAAAAATGAGGTTTCTTGTATTGCACGCGTTCCTGCACGTCAGGGATGGTATCATGCACCAACTGACGCAGTTGTCCAGCGACTTCTACTTGCCAGGGGATCTGAATCTGTTCAATAAACGCAGTGACTTCTACATTCTTGGTCATGCTTGTTCACCCTCCGTATGGATTGGATTGTGTGCTTCCCATTCTGGTCTTAGGATTCCCATCATCAAGCGGTCGTAACGCTTCCCATCACGA from Paenibacillus sp. FSL R5-0341 harbors:
- a CDS encoding DUF1801 domain-containing protein — encoded protein: MTKNVEVTAFIEQIQIPWQVEVAGQLRQLVHDTIPDVQERVQYKKPHFLKNGKYAAVISPSKQAVSFTIFHATGLDLPDGIFEGPEERKTIKLKEKDTPDYEWLAGLLKQASADL